The Planctomycetota bacterium DNA window GCAGCGGCTCGCGCGCGTGCTCGAGGCGACGTTGAAGAGCAAGGCGAAGGTGTTCGGTGTCTGGTGTTCGGTGTTCGGGTACGAAGGAAGAGTCTGGTTCGCAGAGCAGGGTGAAGTCCCCCAGGAGGTTTTCGAGCATGAAGAGTGCGGCGCGCTTGGAGGGGATCGAGCCTTCGCCGCGCTCGACGTTCCAGGTGGCGTCCTGGCGGAGTGGCTTGCCGACACAGCAGGGGCAGCCGTCGTCGCAGTCGCAGCGGCGGATGTGGTCGAGCACGGCGGGCATGAGGCGGCCGGCCAGCTCGTAGGCGCGCTCGGTGAAGCCCAGACCCAGGGGATAGCGCTCGTAGACGAACATGGTGTTCCACGGGGCATTCACGGCGCCCACGGTGTGCGAGAAATCGAGCGTTTCGCAGCGGACGAAGAGGGGGAGGACCTGGCGCGTGGCGTATCCGATGCCGCGGCAGCCGGCGTGGGGGTCAATGTCCTGCGCGAGGGCGCGGCGGCACAGTTCCTCGGGCGGCACGAGCCAGAAGGCGTGGGTCTCGAACACGAAAGTCGGCAGGTCGAGGGGGTGGCGCGAGAGGGCGTCGAGGGTGTAGAAGTGGATGCGTTCGTAGCCCCAGGTGTGGAAGTGGGTGGTCACCTCGCCGAAGCACAGGGTGCCCGTGCCGAAGGGCCGCTCGCGCAGGCGGGCGTCAATGTGGTGCACGTCGGTGCCGCCCAGGGGCTGCGTGTAGTAATCAACGTCCACCTTTCGGACGCGGGCGAAGGAGCGGTCGAGGTCGAGGGCCTCGACGAACCAGGTGTCGCCCTGGTGCAGGTAGATGGCCTCGGGATGCACGTAGACGGGGGCGTCCAGCTTCGGCATCTCGCCGATGATCTTCTCGGTGGCCGCGTCCACCACCACCACGTTGCGGTCGTCCATCGCGCGGAGCGAGACCTCGTGCTGGGGCGTCTCGGGCGCGCTGTGGTGCCACACGCGGTGCGGCTGGTCGTGGAGGACCTTCTTCTGGCCCTCGAGGACTTCGAGGGCGATGGGCGCAGCGGGGCCGAAGCGACCGACCTCGTCATCGGGCAGCGGCAGCTCGTGGGTGGCGCAGCGGAGGTGGCTAACGACGATGTGCGGGTTGCCGGGCTCCAGCACGCCCTCCTCGATGGGCCGGCCGAAGAGGTAGTCGGGGTGCCGCATCACGTATTGGTTGATGGCGGTGTCGAGTCCCACGAGGATCACGAGGGCCGGCTTGTCGCGGCGGCCGGCGCGCCCCGCCTGCTGGAAGAAGCTGGCGAGGGTGCCGGGGTAGCCGACGATGAGGCTGGCTTCGAGGGAGCCGACGTCAATGCCGAGTTCCAGGGCGCGTGTGGAGCTTACGCCGAGGAGCTCGCCGCTGAAGAGCTTGTGCTCGATCTCGCGGCGCTCGGCGGCCAGGTAGCCGGCGCGATAAGGCGTCACCTTGTCGGCCAGCGGCGACGCCAGGCGTTCGAGCGATTCGCGCACGTACCGGTAGATGAGTTCGGCGGTGACCTTGGCCTTCGAGAAGGCGATGGTGGGCGTGCCGGCGAGGACGAGCGCGGTCATCAGCTCCTGGGCTTCCACGTTGGCCGAGCGCCGCGAGCGCCACGGCGTCGAGCGGATGACGGGCGGGTTCCAGAGCACGTAGGTGCGGGGGCCGGCGGGCGAGCCGTCCTGAGCGACGAGTTCGGCCGGGCGCCCAAGCAGCCGCCCCGCCACCTCCAGGGGATTGGCCAGCGTGGCCGAGCAGGCGAGGAATTGCGGGCGTGAGCCGTAATGGGCGCACACGCGGCCGAGCCGCCGAAAGAGATTCGCCACGTGGGCGCCGAAGAGGCCCGTGTAGGTGTGGAGCTCGTCCACCACGACATGCGTGAGGTGCGAGAAGAGGCCCGCCCAGCGCGGGTGCTGCGGCAGAATGCCCGCGTGGAGCATGTCGGGGTTTGTGAGGATCACGGACGCCTTGTCGCGGAGCTGGCGGCGCTGGGCGGCGGGCGTGTCGCCGTCAATCACCCCGACCGTAACCTCCCGCGGGCTGAGAGCCCGCGGGAGGTTGGCGGGCGGGAGGTTAGCGTGGCGCAGCGCCCGCTCGAACACGCGGAGTTGGTCTTGCGAGAGGGCCTTGGTGGGATAGAGGGCCAGGATGCGGGCATCGGGGTTCCGCTCCAGTTGCTCGACGATGGGCAGCAGATAGCACAGCGTCTTGCCGCTGGCCGTCGAGGTCGTCACCAGGAAATCGCGCCCCGCCCGTGCAAGGTCGAGCGCCTGGGCCTGATGCGAATAGAGCCGCTCGATGCCCATTCCCGCGAGCATACGCTTGCAGGCCGGCGATAGCGGCTCGCTCGGCTCCGCGCAGCGCGCCGCGCGCGCCGCCACGCGGTGCACGTGCACGATCTGGCCGCGATAGCCGGCCGAAGCGCGTAACTGGTCGAGGAATGCGTCGAAGTCCATCACGGTCAGCCTCGGTCTCGCGATTGCCGCGAGACCTGGAGTTCAGTCGGGGACGCCACCCACGGCGAAGCCGCTCGCCTTGCGTCTCCCCCTCACGCATCACGTGTCGCGCATCGAGAGCATCTTCGCCATCAGCTCGGCCACGGTGAGGAGGTCCTGGCGGTTGTGCTGGATGATGAGGGCCAGCTCGCGCGCATCGCCCGTGCGCACGAAATCGTGATAGGCCCGGCCGATGTCGGCGCCGGCAATGTCGCCGACCCGGTGGCGGCGGCACAGGATGCGCTCGAGGGTCTGAAGGCGGCAATCGGGCAACGTGTCGGCATAGCGCCGCCGGGCGATGTGCAAGAGGTCGAAGTGAAACCGCGGCTCGGGAAGCTCGACCCCCGCGGCCGCCGCGCGGGCGCGCAGCGACGGCACGTCGAAGGTCTTGCCATTGAAGGTCACGAGCAACGGCGTGCGGCCGGCCTGCTCGGCGAAGGCATGGAGGATGCTCGCCTCTTCGGCGTACGTGCGGGCCAGGAGCTGTCGGCAGACCGGTTGCCCCCCGCTCCACACGAGCGTGCCGATAAGGAAGGTGAGCGCCGTGCCCAGGCCGGTCGTCTCGATGTCCAGGAAGCAGGCGTCGTTGGGCGTAAGGGCGACGCCGGAGTCAGGCGACAATGCCGCAAGGGCGCGGGGCACCGCCGAGGCGAGGGCCTCGCCTGCCGGCGACTCGATGAGGTAGAAGCCCGGCCCTCTCGGGCTCGGGGCCTCGATGCCCTGCACGAGGCGTTCGAGCGGGATGCAGATGCCGCCGGGATCGGCGGGCGCGGTGTGGGGCGCTGCGCGCGGCAAGTCGCGGCGGTACACGATAGCGCTGGCCGGCGCAGCGGTGAGCGGCGTGGGCGCGCTCTTCGCTAGCTTCTTGTGCAGGCTGCGCAGAGCATCGCCCCTGCGGGCGGGGGCGGAGTCGTCGGGTCTGTCGGCGTTCACAGCGCAGGGTCCAGAGCGGGAGAGAATCCAATGGCCACAGGCGAGATGCCCGTGCCACCCGCGATGCGGGCGCACATCGCTTCTGGGTTCTACTGTACCGAGTCGCGGGCCGCGTTGCAAGCGCATTGTCGGAGGCCCCTGGGGAGGAACTTCTTGGAAGACAGTTCCTCCCCAGACCCCTCCTCAAATGTGAGAGTTCTTTGGAGGATGGGGCCTGGGGAAGGCACCTTTCTTGCAAGAAAGGTGCCTTCCCCAGGTGCCCTATGTGTCGGGCTTGCCGAGGTCATCGAAGACCTTGCGGATGGCCTGAAGCTCGGCGGCGGAGAGGCGGATGCTGGCGGCCTGGGCGTTCTCGCGGGCTTGTTCGGGCGTGCGCGCGCCCACGATGGCGGCGGTGACGCCGGGCTGGGCGATGGTCCACGCGATGGCCACCTGGCCGAGCGTAGCGTTGTGGGCGGCGGCGATGGGCTTCACCCGCTCGAGCGCATCGAGCACGCGCTGGCGGTTAGCCGGCTGGAACCAGGGCCGGCCCGCGCGGTAGTCGCCCTCGGCGAAGGTGCGGTCCATCGTCACCTTGCCCGTCAGCAGGCCCTGCTCGAGCGGGCTGTAGACGATGACGCCGATGTTGTGCTGGCGGCAGAAGGGCAGGACGTCGGCCTCGATGTCGCGTGCGAGGAGGCTGTACTTCGGCTGATCGCTCGCGAGAGGGCCGTGGCGGAGGCACTCGGCCATCATCTCGGGCGTGAAGTTGCTCACGCCGATGGCGCGAACCTTGCCCTGCTGCTTCAACGTCACCAGGGCGTCCATCGTCTCGGCGAGGGGCGCCGAGCTGTCGGGCCAATGGCACTGGTAGAGGTCGATCACGTCGGTGCCCAGGCGCCGGAGGCTCTGCTCGACCTCGGCGAGGATGGCCGCCTTGCGCAGGTTGCGCACCACGGTGCGCTCGGTGCCGTCGAGGCCCTTGTAGGTCCAGGGGTTCGAGCCCTGGCCGGGCGTGTCCCAGCGCAGGCCGCACTTGGTGGCGAGGAGCACCTCGTGGCGGCGGCCTTGGATGGCCTTGCCCACGATCTCCTCGCTGTGGCCCATGCCGTAGATGGGCGCGGTGTCAATGCAGGAGATGCCGGCGTCGAGGGCCGCACGGATGGCGCGGATCGACGCGGCGTCGTCCTGCCCGCCCCAGTACCAGCCGCCCACGGCCCAGGCGCCGAAGATGATGGGGGGAACCCTGAGGCCGCTCGTGCCGAGTTGGCGATGCTCCAAGGGGTGCTCCTCTCACCACGTGTCATAGTGGATCTTCGCCGGGTTGTAGTAGTCGGCGGGCGTCTTGTGCTCGGCGGGCACGCCGACGGCGATGACGGCGAACGGCGCGGCGGTGTCGGGCAGGGCGAAGAGCTTGCGGAAGCCCGCCTCGCGCTCGGGGCGCGGATGCACCCCGCACCAGCAGGTGCCGAGGCCCATGTTCGCCGCCGCGAGCAGCAGGTTCTCGGTCGCCGCCGCGCAGTCCTGTGGCCAGTAGCACTTGTAGTTCTCGTTCGACAGGTCGCCGCACACCACGATGGCGAGCGAGGCGGTCTTGAGCATGGCCGTGTAGGGGTGGAGCTTCATGAT harbors:
- a CDS encoding DEAD/DEAH box helicase; this translates as MDFDAFLDQLRASAGYRGQIVHVHRVAARAARCAEPSEPLSPACKRMLAGMGIERLYSHQAQALDLARAGRDFLVTTSTASGKTLCYLLPIVEQLERNPDARILALYPTKALSQDQLRVFERALRHANLPPANLPRALSPREVTVGVIDGDTPAAQRRQLRDKASVILTNPDMLHAGILPQHPRWAGLFSHLTHVVVDELHTYTGLFGAHVANLFRRLGRVCAHYGSRPQFLACSATLANPLEVAGRLLGRPAELVAQDGSPAGPRTYVLWNPPVIRSTPWRSRRSANVEAQELMTALVLAGTPTIAFSKAKVTAELIYRYVRESLERLASPLADKVTPYRAGYLAAERREIEHKLFSGELLGVSSTRALELGIDVGSLEASLIVGYPGTLASFFQQAGRAGRRDKPALVILVGLDTAINQYVMRHPDYLFGRPIEEGVLEPGNPHIVVSHLRCATHELPLPDDEVGRFGPAAPIALEVLEGQKKVLHDQPHRVWHHSAPETPQHEVSLRAMDDRNVVVVDAATEKIIGEMPKLDAPVYVHPEAIYLHQGDTWFVEALDLDRSFARVRKVDVDYYTQPLGGTDVHHIDARLRERPFGTGTLCFGEVTTHFHTWGYERIHFYTLDALSRHPLDLPTFVFETHAFWLVPPEELCRRALAQDIDPHAGCRGIGYATRQVLPLFVRCETLDFSHTVGAVNAPWNTMFVYERYPLGLGFTERAYELAGRLMPAVLDHIRRCDCDDGCPCCVGKPLRQDATWNVERGEGSIPSKRAALFMLENLLGDFTLLCEPDSSFVPEHRTPDTEHLRLALQRRLEHAREPLLPHPVHPIEHNIQTGFPQPEERGALSNADVARRVFRMLRHEKAIARGQRKPTPSTPEPQIPPAFRSGRRAGPTGQASRTSLTDQTSPTSPIGPGPVPIKAGDPLAALARRRKKPGLDKKPGDQ
- a CDS encoding ribonuclease H-like domain-containing protein — encoded protein: MNADRPDDSAPARRGDALRSLHKKLAKSAPTPLTAAPASAIVYRRDLPRAAPHTAPADPGGICIPLERLVQGIEAPSPRGPGFYLIESPAGEALASAVPRALAALSPDSGVALTPNDACFLDIETTGLGTALTFLIGTLVWSGGQPVCRQLLARTYAEEASILHAFAEQAGRTPLLVTFNGKTFDVPSLRARAAAAGVELPEPRFHFDLLHIARRRYADTLPDCRLQTLERILCRRHRVGDIAGADIGRAYHDFVRTGDARELALIIQHNRQDLLTVAELMAKMLSMRDT
- a CDS encoding aldo/keto reductase; protein product: MEHRQLGTSGLRVPPIIFGAWAVGGWYWGGQDDAASIRAIRAALDAGISCIDTAPIYGMGHSEEIVGKAIQGRRHEVLLATKCGLRWDTPGQGSNPWTYKGLDGTERTVVRNLRKAAILAEVEQSLRRLGTDVIDLYQCHWPDSSAPLAETMDALVTLKQQGKVRAIGVSNFTPEMMAECLRHGPLASDQPKYSLLARDIEADVLPFCRQHNIGVIVYSPLEQGLLTGKVTMDRTFAEGDYRAGRPWFQPANRQRVLDALERVKPIAAAHNATLGQVAIAWTIAQPGVTAAIVGARTPEQARENAQAASIRLSAAELQAIRKVFDDLGKPDT
- a CDS encoding nitroreductase family protein, with protein sequence MDEVLMFIQRRRSIRQYVKGAPVSDEQVETLLRAAMSAPSAGNQQGWAFIVVRDRAKLDAIMKLHPYTAMLKTASLAIVVCGDLSNENYKCYWPQDCAAATENLLLAAANMGLGTCWCGVHPRPEREAGFRKLFALPDTAAPFAVIAVGVPAEHKTPADYYNPAKIHYDTW